The following are encoded in a window of Phaseolus vulgaris cultivar G19833 chromosome 3, P. vulgaris v2.0, whole genome shotgun sequence genomic DNA:
- the LOC137806413 gene encoding uncharacterized protein yields the protein MSFMRGDLLRRTRKVVKGLAKAEPVWLKAMEQAPPATFPAVAEKIPTITLPEDVYVKKFYKKYPESKSDDAIKFNAIDPPPSRIFGLRVLELKEHGVSEERAMAIADMEYLSEKKAKKKAYIRLKEIARLQGKRLPPNPYPCVIKEIQAEERKYVRDRFFNPKILEIVKQQKAEAMERFSGRGGGDW from the exons ATGTCGTTTATGCGCGGAGATTTGCTTCGTCGAACGAGGAAGGTGGTGAAGGGTTTGGCGAAGGCAGAACCCGTATGGCTGAAAGCCATGGAACA GGCGCCACCTGCAACATTTCCTGCAGTTGCAGAAAAAATTCCGACCATCACTCTTCCTGAGGATGTTTATGTGAAGAAGTTCTATAAAAAGTATCCGGAATCCAAATCTGATGACGCCATCAA GTTTAATGCTATTGACCCCCCTCCATCTCGTATCTTTGGGTTGAGGGTTCTTGAATTGAAAGAGCATGGTGTTAGTGAGGAGCGAGCAATGGCTATAGCTGAT ATGGAATATCTGTCAGAGAAGAAGGCAAAGAAGAAAGCATATATCCGTTTGAAGGAAATTGCACGTCTTCAAGGAAAGAGACTTCCTCCAAACCCATATCCTTGTGTTATCAAGGAGATACAAGCTGAGGAGAGGAAATATGTTCGTGATCGTTTCTTCAATCCCAAGATACTCGAAATTGTGAAGCAACAGAAAGCCGAGGCTATGGAGAGATTCAGTGGGCGTGGTGGTGGTGATTGGTGA